Proteins found in one Bremerella volcania genomic segment:
- a CDS encoding lipopolysaccharide biosynthesis protein, whose protein sequence is MNDASPPHNAASPVDPDLIRKTQRATRLTMIGQIAGQIISLVVIAELYRLVSPAEFGLLGMYMPIMLLIRSFGSLGMDIATVQKKGLTNEEASTLFWYQVITGVVLTVILIGLSPLLAMWYQAERLMPVGMALAGTALLYNSYSQHKSLAEKKLNFGRLTIVRVLSLIISGVVAIVAAYSDWGIWALVLQQYSELVVLNIGFWAIEPWRPGKCAPLSEMKQLLNFSGYYTLSGIFFAVGQNLDKIILGAVFGSTPEGHRWIGYYTQAYNQMIRPVYLLTSPVTSAMLPALSQAKGNRESFSALTASFYRMVGIMLAPCSIGMLIVGDELMPVLGGNDWIQAGDILSIMGLMIVAQSWINISGSLMSAAGRADLLAVGAFGNLVALAGACGLAYFFAGKDNPELFTIDLAGLVMMATVVVCGPYLAFCFKSSDVDVRKTFGQLTPALAASILMGAVVYFAGLLDYYLPDALTLVEEIIVGVIVYFVFARHEIRWLWRQLRGIQPDEDIHTVVD, encoded by the coding sequence ATGAATGATGCCTCCCCGCCTCATAATGCGGCATCGCCTGTCGACCCCGATCTGATCCGCAAAACACAGCGGGCCACGCGGTTGACCATGATCGGTCAGATTGCCGGGCAGATCATCTCGCTGGTCGTCATCGCCGAATTGTATCGCCTGGTCTCGCCGGCCGAGTTCGGGCTGCTGGGGATGTACATGCCCATCATGCTGTTGATCCGTTCGTTCGGATCGCTGGGGATGGACATTGCGACCGTGCAGAAGAAGGGGCTGACCAACGAAGAAGCCTCGACGCTGTTCTGGTACCAGGTAATTACCGGTGTCGTGCTAACCGTCATCCTGATCGGTCTCTCGCCTCTATTGGCGATGTGGTACCAAGCCGAGCGGTTGATGCCGGTGGGAATGGCCCTGGCGGGAACGGCCCTGCTTTACAATAGTTACTCGCAGCACAAATCGCTGGCCGAGAAGAAGCTGAACTTCGGCCGACTGACGATCGTGCGAGTCCTTTCGTTGATTATTAGCGGCGTGGTCGCGATTGTCGCCGCGTACTCTGACTGGGGCATCTGGGCTCTGGTTCTTCAGCAGTACAGCGAACTGGTTGTGCTGAACATTGGATTTTGGGCGATCGAGCCATGGCGGCCAGGCAAGTGTGCCCCGCTTTCGGAAATGAAGCAGCTGCTCAACTTCAGCGGATACTACACGCTAAGCGGGATATTCTTCGCGGTCGGACAGAACCTGGACAAGATTATCCTGGGGGCCGTGTTTGGTTCGACCCCCGAAGGGCACCGTTGGATCGGCTACTACACCCAGGCCTACAACCAGATGATTCGCCCAGTCTACCTGCTGACGTCGCCGGTGACGTCAGCCATGTTGCCGGCGTTGTCTCAGGCAAAGGGGAATCGCGAGTCGTTCAGCGCGTTGACGGCCTCTTTCTATCGCATGGTTGGCATCATGCTGGCTCCTTGTTCGATCGGGATGTTGATCGTGGGGGACGAATTGATGCCGGTGCTGGGCGGAAACGATTGGATTCAGGCCGGTGATATCCTCTCGATCATGGGGTTGATGATCGTCGCCCAAAGCTGGATCAACATTTCGGGAAGCTTGATGAGTGCCGCCGGCCGGGCCGATCTGCTGGCGGTCGGAGCGTTTGGCAACCTGGTCGCGCTGGCTGGGGCTTGTGGTTTAGCGTACTTCTTTGCCGGGAAAGATAATCCCGAACTGTTCACGATCGATCTAGCGGGCCTGGTCATGATGGCGACGGTTGTCGTCTGCGGACCTTACCTGGCGTTCTGTTTCAAGAGTTCCGACGTCGACGTGCGAAAGACCTTTGGTCAACTGACGCCGGCGCTGGCGGCTTCGATCTTGATGGGAGCCGTGGTCTATTTTGCCGGTTTGCTCGACTACTACCTGCCGGACGCATTAACGCTGGTCGAAGAAATCATCGTTGGCGTGATTGTCTACTTCGTCTTTGCCCGCCACGAAATCCGGTGGCTCTGGCGGCAACTGCGGGGCATCCAGCCGGATGAAGACATCCATACGGTCGTAGACTAA
- a CDS encoding glycosyltransferase family 2 protein, with the protein MSIHSENDQDVVSHLEQTLLEISTDESRRVELLHQVLGEAACYRLAIYDIPRDFLLSVVVPIYNEVNSLQQVIAAVRQCGFKCEIILVDDGSTDGTRDLLETLHDQSDLKIILHEKNQGKGAALATGFKEATGDAVIIQDADLEYTPKDYRVLLQPIICEGVDAVYGSRFITGQRNVPRVRHYLANKLVTMWSNLFSNLLLTDMETCYKVFRREVIQEIAPTLREKRFGIEPEITAKLARRKGLRIREVPIRYYPRTFEEGKKIGWKDGIRALWCAIRY; encoded by the coding sequence ATGAGTATTCACTCAGAAAACGATCAGGACGTCGTGTCGCATCTGGAGCAGACCCTTTTGGAGATCTCCACGGATGAATCGCGCCGAGTGGAACTGCTGCACCAGGTTTTGGGTGAAGCGGCCTGTTATCGACTGGCGATTTACGATATTCCGCGCGACTTTCTGCTCTCGGTCGTGGTGCCTATCTACAACGAAGTCAACTCGCTGCAACAAGTCATTGCAGCAGTTCGCCAGTGCGGATTCAAGTGCGAAATCATTTTGGTCGACGACGGCAGCACCGACGGAACGCGGGACCTACTGGAAACGCTCCATGATCAATCCGATCTGAAGATCATTCTGCACGAAAAGAACCAAGGCAAAGGAGCGGCCCTAGCCACCGGTTTCAAGGAAGCAACCGGCGACGCGGTCATCATCCAGGATGCCGATCTGGAATATACCCCGAAGGATTACCGGGTACTGCTGCAGCCGATCATTTGCGAAGGGGTCGACGCCGTTTACGGCAGCCGCTTCATCACCGGGCAGCGCAACGTGCCACGCGTGCGACACTACCTGGCTAACAAGCTCGTGACGATGTGGTCGAACTTGTTCTCGAATCTGCTTCTCACCGATATGGAAACCTGTTACAAGGTGTTCCGGCGCGAGGTGATTCAAGAGATCGCTCCCACGCTTCGTGAGAAGCGTTTTGGGATCGAGCCGGAAATCACCGCCAAGCTGGCCCGACGCAAGGGGCTGCGAATTCGCGAAGTACCGATTCGCTATTACCCTCGGACCTTTGAAGAGGGGAAGAAGATCGGTTGGAAAGATGGCATCCGGGCATTGTGGTGCGCTATCCGATACTAA
- a CDS encoding carbon-nitrogen hydrolase family protein, which produces MIAPYIVAALQMDSGAEKSDNLEQAESMIADAAQAGAQLVVLPELFPYLGSVSQLRENAETMDGKVLQTMRGLAIKHELVLCAGSVAVAASDDPTMVMNRSILFGPHGQVLATYDKIHCFDINLPDVKVVESDFVRAGSQLSVASTPLGHIGQAICYDLRFPEIFRRLTEDGMQVCVLPAAFTDKTGQAHWEVLARARAIENQIYVVAANQCGMYGNSIQCYGNSLVIDPWGKVLARGDDRQPGIIYAEIDLAAQRKIRAELPALSHRRMA; this is translated from the coding sequence ATGATCGCTCCCTACATTGTCGCCGCCCTACAAATGGACTCGGGAGCGGAAAAATCGGATAATTTGGAACAAGCCGAATCGATGATCGCCGATGCGGCCCAGGCCGGTGCCCAATTGGTGGTCCTTCCTGAGTTGTTTCCGTACCTGGGAAGTGTCTCTCAATTACGAGAAAACGCCGAAACGATGGACGGCAAAGTCCTGCAAACGATGCGGGGACTGGCCATCAAGCACGAGTTGGTGTTGTGTGCCGGCAGCGTTGCGGTCGCCGCCAGCGATGATCCCACGATGGTGATGAACCGAAGCATTTTGTTTGGCCCGCATGGCCAAGTTTTGGCCACCTATGACAAGATCCACTGCTTCGACATCAACTTGCCGGATGTGAAAGTGGTCGAGTCCGACTTCGTGCGAGCCGGCAGTCAACTTTCGGTCGCTTCAACTCCGCTAGGGCATATCGGACAAGCCATTTGTTACGACCTGCGGTTCCCCGAGATCTTTCGTCGCCTGACCGAAGATGGAATGCAAGTCTGCGTGCTGCCTGCGGCGTTCACCGACAAGACAGGTCAGGCACATTGGGAGGTTTTAGCGCGTGCTCGCGCGATTGAAAATCAGATTTACGTCGTCGCCGCGAATCAATGTGGCATGTATGGCAATTCAATTCAGTGCTACGGAAATTCGTTGGTCATTGATCCGTGGGGAAAGGTCCTGGCCCGCGGCGATGATCGTCAGCCAGGTATCATCTACGCCGAGATTGACCTGGCTGCCCAGCGTAAAATACGTGCGGAATTACCGGCACTTTCGCATCGCCGGATGGCCTAA
- the folK gene encoding 2-amino-4-hydroxy-6-hydroxymethyldihydropteridine diphosphokinase, with product MPTILIALGANLGDRGAVLTQAVDQLATDPDFTLEARSELLVTKPVGGPSGQPDYLNSAAKFSTSLSPEQVHQKLINVEQSHGRVRIQRWGARKLDLDLLLYDQQITKTLQLTIPHPRMSFRRFVMQPAAQVAAEMLHPDLNASIGDLWRHLSTTPPVVEIAALPGPAVSQLLAATEKELSDPKHSLANQLLTYPKSKHDLVTSLTDLTQHQAVHRSLPPGCSVRVLPWWFDIAEVLTGPQQSNTTSIEPARLTVYWNRPDQTYGAMEDGWWTQEERSGLQAALAEAVRQKVHAPRLWLEGNDLASAVTELTAAIQAMQG from the coding sequence GTGCCCACCATTTTGATTGCCCTGGGCGCGAACCTCGGAGACCGCGGAGCGGTACTTACTCAGGCTGTCGACCAACTCGCTACCGATCCTGACTTTACGCTGGAAGCACGAAGCGAACTCTTGGTCACCAAACCTGTGGGTGGCCCCAGCGGACAACCTGATTATCTCAATTCGGCTGCGAAATTTTCTACTTCGCTCTCGCCGGAACAAGTTCACCAGAAACTGATCAACGTCGAGCAAAGCCACGGTCGCGTTCGCATCCAACGCTGGGGTGCTCGAAAGCTTGATCTTGACTTGCTTCTCTATGATCAGCAGATCACCAAAACCTTGCAGCTTACCATCCCCCATCCCCGGATGAGCTTCCGACGTTTCGTCATGCAGCCGGCTGCCCAGGTCGCCGCGGAGATGCTTCATCCCGATCTCAACGCCAGCATCGGCGACTTGTGGCGACATCTCTCGACCACGCCGCCCGTAGTCGAGATCGCCGCACTGCCGGGGCCTGCGGTCAGTCAGCTGCTCGCTGCGACCGAAAAAGAACTAAGCGACCCAAAACATTCGCTGGCGAATCAATTGCTTACGTATCCAAAATCGAAACACGACCTGGTGACCTCGCTCACCGATTTGACCCAGCACCAGGCCGTTCATCGCAGCCTCCCCCCTGGCTGCAGCGTCCGAGTTCTTCCCTGGTGGTTCGATATCGCGGAGGTCCTGACCGGGCCGCAGCAGAGCAACACCACAAGCATCGAGCCAGCGCGGCTGACCGTCTATTGGAATCGTCCCGACCAGACCTACGGAGCCATGGAAGACGGTTGGTGGACTCAAGAAGAAAGAAGCGGCCTACAAGCTGCGCTAGCCGAGGCCGTTCGACAAAAGGTTCATGCGCCGCGTCTATGGCTGGAAGGCAACGATCTTGCGTCGGCTGTCACCGAACTGACCGCGGCCATTCAAGCCATGCAAGGCTAA
- a CDS encoding putative signal transducing protein has protein sequence MEDMDFVAVRTCQSHEEATIIQNALQEEGIPCALDNDHQGGLTGVLAIRIMVPSDKKEEADRFLTEHHSE, from the coding sequence ATGGAAGATATGGATTTTGTGGCCGTCCGTACGTGCCAAAGTCACGAGGAAGCAACGATCATTCAGAACGCGCTTCAAGAAGAAGGAATTCCGTGTGCGCTGGATAACGACCATCAAGGCGGTCTCACCGGCGTGCTGGCGATCCGCATTATGGTGCCCAGCGACAAGAAAGAGGAAGCCGATCGGTTCCTCACCGAGCATCACTCGGAATAG
- a CDS encoding response regulator translates to MANRKLKTVILDDDAGIVRLVKTILRGAFGNELDLVDFTDAHEAQKWISNNCCDLLISDIEMPDIDGQDMLIFAKQRNAWTQVVFLTGQSSWMHVTQAVENGASDFLLKPIQRAELCNIVQQHIERAARWQSALFPKPIASAGN, encoded by the coding sequence ATGGCCAACCGTAAACTGAAAACCGTAATTCTCGACGACGACGCTGGGATCGTTCGTTTGGTGAAAACCATTCTCCGCGGAGCTTTCGGCAATGAGTTGGACCTGGTTGACTTTACCGACGCACATGAAGCCCAGAAGTGGATTAGCAATAACTGCTGCGATCTGCTGATCAGCGACATCGAGATGCCCGACATCGACGGCCAGGACATGTTGATCTTCGCCAAACAGCGAAATGCCTGGACTCAGGTCGTCTTCCTGACCGGTCAGTCGAGTTGGATGCATGTGACCCAAGCCGTCGAAAATGGTGCGTCTGACTTCCTGCTCAAACCGATTCAGCGAGCCGAACTGTGCAACATCGTTCAACAGCACATCGAACGCGCCGCTCGCTGGCAGTCGGCCCTGTTTCCCAAGCCGATCGCCTCGGCCGGAAACTAA
- a CDS encoding esterase/lipase family protein: protein MVRWKPTFATLCAAILLIQFASGCALCRKGRWRDPQMVAPCPEANPKSQYPFGIWCNPCDVSTTQSTDTDALASTQVAPNFIQLCAFEEEIDAPEAYEDVSTNLGEAVVGRPLKRMSNMPNLLDHGGERIETPTARTIEPEAMGTEVIGEPLNLGPEFFQSELGEGEVLYMPDLPGMVEQSIPESESAEIQLRQAESYYAMAVDADKQLDESAMNMYLDAAIAAYRYMQTVPPQPKTTKGTERAWQVYHSSIARLMFIADKAGYIDKQCGIKLPVNGGYKIVEFEYVNFQRTADDFDRWHVVGDYQSKYLLTKHRSPGLGVPMVCIRERKKADKWFPEEVPFSVTGILRPEAEMNLYDATVEAHSPEGTHIEQVVAKLELYDPRTSGDVEFHCRQVPLAKDTTAPYAYLLSETRDESKLKAMHPYQDMTNRGLFILEPHRKGKIPVIFVHGLLSAPYTWAGIANEIDGNPDLAARYEVWAFHYPTGAPFLETAAVLREQFDQIIREMDPSGFDRDLRNVVLVGHSMGGLVAKLQAADSGNTLWEHAAFQPLNTLDAPPKMQEYLRRQFYFTHSPHVGRVVFIGTPHQGTTHLSAKTGHVSATLVHEDPCLKDAHRQLIEDNPAAFRKEFRHRVPISLDLISPKSMLLTGIYRLPIQPDIPSHTILGNGWWTPHDGQSDSIVPVSSARLPGVQTEIMVNSLHTHLNRNAGTVCEVLRILRVHGTRPAFASQVGPIR, encoded by the coding sequence GTGGTCCGCTGGAAGCCGACATTTGCCACCCTTTGCGCTGCGATCTTGCTGATTCAGTTTGCATCGGGCTGCGCGCTCTGCCGCAAGGGGCGTTGGCGTGATCCTCAAATGGTGGCTCCATGCCCGGAAGCCAACCCAAAGTCGCAATATCCGTTTGGCATCTGGTGCAATCCGTGCGACGTCAGTACGACCCAGTCGACTGACACCGACGCGCTCGCGAGTACCCAAGTCGCTCCTAACTTCATCCAACTGTGCGCCTTCGAAGAAGAGATCGACGCTCCCGAAGCGTACGAGGACGTCTCGACCAACCTGGGAGAAGCGGTCGTCGGCCGTCCTCTCAAACGCATGTCGAACATGCCCAATCTCCTCGATCACGGTGGCGAGCGTATCGAGACACCCACTGCCCGAACGATCGAACCGGAAGCCATGGGCACCGAGGTCATCGGCGAGCCATTGAACCTTGGCCCTGAGTTCTTTCAAAGTGAACTGGGGGAAGGGGAAGTTCTTTACATGCCGGATCTGCCTGGCATGGTCGAGCAATCGATCCCCGAGTCGGAGTCCGCCGAGATCCAGCTGCGACAGGCCGAGTCGTACTACGCGATGGCGGTCGACGCCGACAAGCAACTCGACGAGTCAGCGATGAACATGTACCTCGACGCGGCCATCGCGGCCTATCGTTACATGCAAACCGTTCCGCCCCAACCCAAGACCACCAAGGGAACCGAACGCGCCTGGCAGGTCTACCACTCGTCGATTGCCCGCTTGATGTTTATCGCCGACAAGGCAGGCTATATCGATAAGCAGTGCGGCATCAAGTTGCCCGTCAATGGCGGCTATAAAATCGTCGAGTTCGAATACGTCAACTTCCAGCGCACCGCCGACGACTTCGATCGCTGGCACGTCGTGGGAGATTATCAGTCGAAATATCTTCTCACCAAGCACCGTTCGCCGGGGCTGGGGGTTCCGATGGTCTGCATCCGCGAGCGGAAGAAGGCCGATAAGTGGTTCCCGGAAGAAGTTCCGTTTTCCGTGACCGGCATCCTGCGTCCCGAAGCGGAGATGAATCTGTACGACGCGACCGTCGAAGCCCATTCTCCGGAAGGAACGCACATCGAGCAGGTCGTCGCCAAGCTCGAACTGTACGATCCTCGCACCTCAGGCGACGTCGAATTCCACTGCCGCCAGGTTCCGCTGGCCAAGGATACGACCGCGCCGTACGCGTATCTCCTCAGCGAAACGCGCGACGAATCGAAGCTCAAGGCCATGCATCCTTACCAAGACATGACCAACCGCGGACTGTTCATTCTCGAACCGCACCGCAAAGGGAAGATTCCAGTCATCTTCGTTCACGGCCTTCTCTCGGCTCCCTATACCTGGGCCGGCATTGCCAACGAGATCGATGGCAATCCCGACCTGGCAGCGCGCTACGAAGTCTGGGCGTTCCACTATCCCACGGGTGCACCCTTCCTGGAAACGGCCGCCGTGTTGCGAGAACAGTTCGATCAAATCATCAGGGAAATGGATCCGAGCGGATTCGATCGAGACCTTCGCAACGTCGTGCTGGTCGGTCACAGCATGGGTGGCCTCGTTGCAAAGCTGCAAGCCGCCGATAGCGGCAACACGCTGTGGGAACACGCGGCCTTCCAACCGCTCAATACGCTCGATGCTCCGCCGAAGATGCAGGAGTACTTGCGTCGACAGTTTTACTTCACTCATTCACCCCACGTGGGCCGCGTCGTCTTCATCGGCACGCCGCACCAAGGCACCACCCATCTGTCCGCCAAGACAGGTCACGTCTCCGCGACACTTGTCCATGAAGATCCCTGCTTGAAGGATGCCCACCGACAATTGATCGAAGACAACCCGGCTGCGTTTCGCAAAGAGTTCCGTCACCGCGTGCCGATCAGTCTCGACCTGATCAGTCCCAAGAGCATGCTGCTGACCGGCATTTATCGCTTGCCGATTCAACCGGACATTCCGAGCCACACGATCCTCGGCAACGGTTGGTGGACGCCGCACGATGGGCAAAGCGATAGCATCGTTCCCGTTTCCAGCGCACGATTGCCAGGCGTGCAGACCGAGATCATGGTCAACTCGCTGCATACTCATCTGAATCGAAATGCCGGAACGGTTTGCGAAGTCCTGCGCATCTTACGGGTGCACGGCACGAGGCCAGCTTTTGCCAGCCAGGTTGGCCCGATTCGTTAG